The Streptococcus mitis genomic sequence GAATACTTTATGATAAAATAGTAATAGAAATAGAGGTGATAACGATGTTAAAGCAGGAAAAACTAGATAATATTCTAGAAACGGTAAATACAAAGGGAACTATTACTGTAAAAGAAATCATGACTCGCTTGGACGTGTCAGATATGACTGCTAGACGCTACTTGCAAGAGTTGGCAGACAAGGATCTACTTGTTCGAGTACACGGGGGAGCTGAGAAAATTCGCACAGGTTCCATTTTAAACAATGAACGTTCCAATATTGAAAAACAAAGCTTACAGATTGCAGAAAAACAAGAAATTAGCCGTTTTGCAGGCCATTTAATTGATGAGGGTGAAACTATTTTTATCGGCCCTGGTACGACCTTAGAATCTTTTGCCCGTGAACTTCCAATTGATAATATTCGTGTTGTAACAAACAGTTTACCAGTCTTTCTCATCTTAAACGAACGAAAACTAACAGATTTGATTTTAATCGGTGGAAACTACCGCTCTATCACTGGAGCCTTTGTGGGAACACTAACCTTGCAAAACTTAGCCAATCTTCAATTTTCTAAAGCTTTCGTTAGCTGTAATGGTATTCAGGACAATGCGATTGCGACCTTTAGTGAAGAGGAAGGTGAATCCCAACGCATCGCCCTCAATAATTCCAATAAAAAATACTTACTAGCTGACAATAGTAAGTTCAATAAATTTGATTTTTATACCTTCTACAATATCTCTGATATTGATACCATCGTTTCAGATTCTAAACTGAGCAAAGAAACCTTCGAACAACTTTCAAAACAAACAAAAATTATTCTTTCTAAACCATAAAACTGAGGATTGATAAAATATAAAATGCGTCATATCAAGAAAATAAGAATCTTGATATGACGCATTTTTTGATGAAGATTTTTACAAAGAGTTTCCTAGATTCTTTATGATTTTTGAAACGGCATAAAATCTGAATCAAAGGAGATATTATCCCGTTCTTCAGGACTGATAAAATTTAAAAAGATATTTTTAAATTCTTCCAGCTCATAATCTGAATGACAAATCCATTCTTTACCGGTAGAGACATACCATTTCCCAAGTTCTTTCAGCTCCTCATTCGTCAAACAAGGTATTTGAGAACATTTATCAAAATTGATAATATAAACTTTTTCATAAATTGATTGGATAAAATCTTTGAACATCTTTTGCCTCACTAGAATTCTATATCTAATTACTAATTCTACTAGTCTATAATCTGACTTTCTGCTACTTTCTTGTACCAGTGAGCTGATTTCTTAGGATAACGTTCTTGAGTTTCAAAGTCTACATAGAAGAGACCGTAACGTTTTTCATAACCGTTTGACCATGAGAAGACGTCCATCAATGACCAAATGAAGTAACCCTTTACATTCGCTCCATCAGCAATAACATCAGACAAAACCTCTAAGTGTTGTTTGACATAATCAATACGGCCATCATCATAA encodes the following:
- a CDS encoding DeoR/GlpR family DNA-binding transcription regulator, producing the protein MLKQEKLDNILETVNTKGTITVKEIMTRLDVSDMTARRYLQELADKDLLVRVHGGAEKIRTGSILNNERSNIEKQSLQIAEKQEISRFAGHLIDEGETIFIGPGTTLESFARELPIDNIRVVTNSLPVFLILNERKLTDLILIGGNYRSITGAFVGTLTLQNLANLQFSKAFVSCNGIQDNAIATFSEEEGESQRIALNNSNKKYLLADNSKFNKFDFYTFYNISDIDTIVSDSKLSKETFEQLSKQTKIILSKP
- a CDS encoding DUF3884 family protein, whose product is MFKDFIQSIYEKVYIINFDKCSQIPCLTNEELKELGKWYVSTGKEWICHSDYELEEFKNIFLNFISPEERDNISFDSDFMPFQKS